The genomic segment CATCAACATTCACAAGTGCATCCATGGAGTGGGCTTCAAGAAGCGTGCCCCTCGGGCACTCAAAGAGATCCAGAAATTTGCCATGAAGGAGATGGGAACTCCAGATGTGCGCATTGATACCAGGCTCAACAAAGCTGTCTGGGCCAAAGGAATAAGGAATGTCCCATACCGGATTCGTGTGCGGTTGTCCAGAAAACGTAATGAGGATGAAGATTCACCAAACAAGCTCTATACTTTGGTTACCTACGTACTTGT from the Eulemur rufifrons isolate Redbay chromosome 7, OSU_ERuf_1, whole genome shotgun sequence genome contains:
- the LOC138388348 gene encoding large ribosomal subunit protein eL31-like yields the protein MAPAKKGGEKKGRSAIKEVVTREYTINIHKCIHGVGFKKRAPRALKEIQKFAMKEMGTPDVRIDTRLNKAVWAKGIRNVPYRIRVRLSRKRNEDEDSPNKLYTLVTYVLVTTFKNLQTVNVDEN